Proteins encoded within one genomic window of Christensenellaceae bacterium:
- a CDS encoding YebC/PmpR family DNA-binding transcriptional regulator: MSGHSKWATIKRAKGKTDAERGKVFTKLGKEIAVAVKMGGADPNANPRLRDAVTKAKQNNMPNDNITRSIKKASGELSTINYEDMTYEGYGIGGSAVIVECLTDNKNRTVGDIRHYFDKYGGSLGSTGCVSYMFNKKGVLTLEKTDKTDEDTVTMLALEANAEDVVDDDEAYQIITEPSKFGEIKEILESKGLVFVDAAVQYVPQNYVDLNPEQLTTFVRMLDMLEDLDDVQEVWHNVNLPLTEEE, encoded by the coding sequence ATGTCAGGACACAGCAAGTGGGCCACAATTAAGCGGGCCAAAGGAAAAACAGATGCCGAGCGCGGCAAAGTGTTTACAAAACTTGGCAAAGAAATCGCCGTAGCAGTAAAAATGGGCGGTGCCGATCCAAACGCCAACCCAAGGCTGAGGGACGCAGTAACGAAAGCAAAACAGAATAATATGCCAAACGACAACATAACCCGAAGCATCAAAAAGGCCAGCGGGGAGCTCAGCACCATTAATTATGAAGATATGACCTATGAGGGCTATGGAATTGGTGGCAGTGCTGTGATTGTTGAGTGTTTGACCGATAATAAAAATCGTACTGTAGGAGACATTAGGCACTATTTTGACAAATACGGCGGCAGTCTGGGCTCCACCGGCTGTGTGTCATATATGTTCAATAAAAAAGGCGTTCTTACTCTTGAAAAAACCGATAAAACCGATGAGGATACTGTCACTATGCTGGCGCTTGAAGCAAACGCTGAGGATGTGGTGGATGACGATGAGGCCTATCAGATTATAACAGAGCCTTCTAAATTTGGTGAAATAAAAGAAATACTCGAAAGTAAAGGACTTGTATTTGTTGATGCCGCTGTTCAATATGTTCCGCAGAACTATGTGGACTTAAACCCTGAGCAGCTGACGACTTTTGTCAGGATGCTGGATATGCTTGAGGACCTTGATGACGTTCAGGAAGTGTGGCACAACGTGAATCTGCCTCTGACGGAGGAAGAATAG
- the ruvC gene encoding crossover junction endodeoxyribonuclease RuvC, translated as MIVLGIDPGLATVGYGVVDKRPDGSIMAVDYGVIETPPNETIATRLAMIYEGVKQLMLHFKPEEIALEQIFYFKNQKTIIPVAEARGVAILALVQTTGKLFEYTPLQVKSVMTGNGRADKKQVQNMVKLLLNLDNIPKPDDAADALAVAITHCKTNNISKNQI; from the coding sequence ATGATAGTTTTAGGGATAGACCCGGGTTTGGCGACAGTGGGCTATGGGGTTGTTGACAAACGGCCCGACGGCAGTATTATGGCCGTAGATTATGGGGTTATTGAGACTCCGCCAAACGAAACCATTGCCACACGACTTGCTATGATTTATGAAGGAGTAAAGCAGCTTATGCTTCACTTTAAGCCCGAAGAAATCGCACTTGAACAAATTTTTTATTTCAAAAACCAAAAGACAATAATCCCTGTAGCCGAAGCCCGTGGAGTTGCGATATTGGCACTTGTGCAGACTACCGGCAAGCTGTTTGAATACACTCCACTTCAGGTCAAGTCTGTAATGACAGGAAACGGCAGGGCGGACAAAAAACAGGTGCAGAATATGGTTAAACTTTTGCTTAATCTTGACAACATTCCAAAGCCTGATGATGCGGCAGATGCATTGGCGGTGGCAATTACACACTGCAAAACAAACAATATCAGCAAAAATCAAATATAA
- a CDS encoding Holliday junction branch migration protein RuvA — protein MYSFIRGVVADKSENSFVLDNGGIGYEIHASKAGIDRVDVGDEITVHIHEQVTESGINLVGFIDMKEKELFNKLIGINGVGVKAILTMFSNVDIDTINSIIAKGDAKELSKIKGVGPKTAERIVLELKGKVTASATPEQKTAVKKDNIIGGDGREIGTDVIDEVVSLLEGLGVAKGEALRLAKQQYEFGLTATDVLVRCLRHV, from the coding sequence ATGTATTCATTCATAAGAGGAGTTGTGGCAGATAAAAGTGAAAACAGCTTTGTGTTGGATAACGGAGGTATAGGCTATGAAATTCATGCCTCAAAAGCAGGTATAGACCGCGTAGATGTAGGGGATGAAATTACTGTTCATATCCACGAGCAGGTGACCGAATCAGGGATAAATCTGGTTGGGTTTATTGATATGAAAGAAAAAGAACTCTTTAATAAGCTGATTGGCATAAACGGTGTGGGCGTTAAGGCCATACTTACTATGTTTTCAAATGTTGATATTGACACAATAAACAGTATTATTGCAAAGGGTGACGCAAAGGAACTCAGCAAAATTAAGGGTGTGGGCCCCAAGACTGCCGAACGTATTGTTTTGGAGCTTAAGGGCAAGGTTACAGCTTCTGCTACTCCTGAACAAAAAACAGCTGTCAAAAAAGACAACATTATCGGCGGCGACGGCCGAGAGATTGGCACGGACGTAATTGATGAAGTTGTGTCACTTCTAGAAGGCTTAGGAGTTGCCAAGGGTGAGGCACTCAGGCTTGCTAAACAGCAATATGAATTTGGGCTGACCGCCACTGATGTATTAGTCAGATGTCTAAGACACGTATAA
- the ruvB gene encoding Holliday junction branch migration DNA helicase RuvB, with protein MEAPNKFFASTKDGHETRHTATTNTKTATDKEIENKLRPQFLVDYVGQTKIKSNIEIYITAAKKRGEPLDHVLLYGPAGLGKTTLSNIIANEMGSKIKITAGPVLSRAADLAGILTNLSAGDVLFIDEIHRLPATVEEVLYGAMEDFTIDFVAGKGAGANNIRLPLKPFTLIGATTKAGSVSSPLRDRFGVLSRLELYSIEELSQIITRSAKILGAEITKEAVFETAKCSRGTPRIANRLLKRVRDYAEVENAKAIDLQIAVKAMKQMDIDVLGLDPMDRRILGCMIEHFGGGPVGLENIASVVGEDSGTIEEVYEPYLIRLGFITRTPKGRVALSGAYKHLGIKLDKTKQELLNEYETK; from the coding sequence ATGGAAGCACCTAACAAGTTTTTTGCAAGCACAAAAGACGGACATGAAACAAGGCATACCGCCACTACAAACACAAAAACAGCGACGGACAAGGAAATAGAAAATAAGCTCAGGCCTCAGTTTCTTGTTGATTATGTGGGGCAGACCAAAATAAAGAGCAATATAGAAATATATATAACCGCTGCTAAAAAGCGGGGCGAGCCTCTTGATCATGTGTTGCTTTATGGGCCGGCGGGGCTTGGAAAAACAACTCTTTCAAATATAATAGCAAACGAAATGGGGTCCAAGATAAAAATAACGGCGGGCCCTGTTTTAAGCCGTGCTGCCGACCTTGCGGGTATACTGACTAATCTCAGTGCCGGCGATGTTTTGTTTATAGATGAAATTCATAGGCTCCCAGCCACTGTCGAAGAGGTTCTGTATGGCGCTATGGAGGACTTCACTATAGACTTTGTGGCAGGCAAGGGGGCAGGAGCAAACAACATAAGGCTTCCGCTGAAGCCTTTTACATTGATTGGTGCCACAACCAAAGCGGGCAGCGTGTCATCACCACTAAGAGACAGATTTGGAGTGCTGTCAAGGCTGGAGCTTTATAGCATAGAAGAGCTTTCGCAAATAATCACCAGAAGTGCTAAAATTCTGGGAGCTGAAATAACCAAAGAGGCTGTTTTTGAAACTGCAAAATGCAGCAGGGGCACGCCAAGAATAGCCAACAGACTTCTTAAAAGGGTACGTGATTATGCCGAAGTTGAAAATGCAAAAGCAATAGACTTACAAATTGCCGTGAAGGCAATGAAGCAAATGGATATAGACGTATTAGGTCTTGACCCTATGGATAGGCGTATTTTGGGCTGTATGATAGAGCATTTTGGCGGCGGTCCTGTGGGGCTTGAAAATATTGCAAGCGTTGTGGGCGAAGATAGCGGCACCATAGAAGAGGTCTATGAGCCTTATTTGATTAGGCTCGGTTTTATTACAAGGACGCCTAAAGGTCGGGTTGCGCTTAGCGGAGCTTATAAGCATTTGGGCATAAAGCTTGACAAAACCAAGCAAGAACTGTTAAATGAATATGAAACAAAATAA
- a CDS encoding preprotein translocase subunit YajC — MTNLLLADFSWATAWPVMLLGVLLVGMIVFQFVSRKKYSKQEAQMREQLKVGDKIVTNAGVYGEIIEFSDTNFGKVALIKTGEGDKVSYLSINASVILGIDVKEPVVLDAEGNPILPAAEKVVAEPSSNPSTDETPKKSKKKKEE; from the coding sequence ATGACAAATTTGTTGTTAGCAGATTTTAGTTGGGCCACTGCATGGCCGGTAATGTTGTTGGGAGTATTGCTTGTAGGCATGATTGTTTTTCAGTTTGTAAGCCGCAAAAAATACTCAAAGCAGGAAGCTCAGATGCGCGAGCAGCTTAAAGTAGGTGACAAAATTGTGACCAACGCCGGAGTATACGGTGAAATTATAGAGTTTTCAGACACCAATTTTGGCAAGGTGGCTCTTATCAAAACCGGTGAGGGTGACAAAGTGAGTTACCTCAGTATTAATGCCAGCGTTATTTTAGGTATTGACGTAAAAGAGCCTGTTGTTTTGGATGCCGAAGGCAATCCTATTTTGCCTGCCGCTGAAAAAGTAGTAGCTGAGCCCAGCAGCAACCCAAGTACTGATGAAACACCCAAAAAATCTAAGAAAAAGAAAGAAGAATAA
- a CDS encoding TIGR04086 family membrane protein, protein MEKIMNKDFALSVLKGVLVSLCITLVLILLFAVILRFVDMNDTLVSTVNQIIKVVSVFLGVMASLKKNSVKGLYKGMMIGILYTFLAFLVFSLLDGSFAFGVTLIFDLLFALIIGAVCGLICVNFKKKERI, encoded by the coding sequence ATGGAAAAGATAATGAACAAAGATTTTGCGCTGTCAGTGCTCAAAGGTGTGCTTGTCAGTTTGTGCATTACGCTGGTGCTTATATTGCTTTTTGCGGTAATTTTGAGGTTTGTTGATATGAATGATACCCTTGTCAGCACCGTAAATCAAATTATAAAGGTCGTAAGTGTATTTCTGGGTGTGATGGCGTCGCTTAAAAAGAATTCTGTAAAAGGGCTTTATAAAGGAATGATGATAGGAATTCTTTACACATTTTTGGCCTTTTTGGTATTTTCGCTGCTTGATGGAAGCTTTGCGTTTGGAGTAACTCTCATATTTGACTTGCTGTTTGCCTTGATTATCGGTGCGGTATGCGGACTTATCTGCGTCAACTTTAAGAAGAAAGAGAGAATATAA